One window from the genome of Cucumis melo cultivar AY chromosome 12, USDA_Cmelo_AY_1.0, whole genome shotgun sequence encodes:
- the LOC103486924 gene encoding uncharacterized protein LOC103486924, which yields MEERKLNFNAPLMSVRRFSKAASSIYKANEKKSENSHFSRRSTFPVSRPQFNLDQVTEPVAVPFYWEQIPGRAKNDSGSASPEVQLPHPPERTCSTPRLSFGTALDANKYSSEMEACHQDGCESSSSNAIVVRLESAKASGARSLASENDDGDDDDFSDARETLSLTGSFSVNNCSVSGISGYNGPMVKPSGTFRTDPQTRDFMMSRFLPAAKAMVLEPAKYSLKKKLVAVEQPRQVKKVENRRMSPIKRLDSTLLLQYGKDEVHGVDEVDEESDSVDDEYDNSGNISARGCGLIPNLCFKNSLGLLNPVPGMRIRTEAPMSVTKKVGESSRTLHHPYGQKTNKHAWDTTYKQKSEAAVGSHKLLEVKDKWTGESKHFSSSTDLQMKGRSSPFRHSRAASPFRNEASQSPCRRQPFVVPKEVDTISKSKGDIDFHDTPSIQANKDGVDMASFLMEKTLYIDTASVTETNPPFNSAISDDEKKLEYPNGKDEAACEMRVMEESTTEEPSFLEIKCLTMVEEGRLEREAAESKSKDAIDYCPIVGHGLYEEDHTEYTNSGTADEEDYSKANYQLVKVEDPAIVKVTSSISSQPPPLPKSPSESWLWRTLPSVSSKKLLAGSNLGNKLYQKPQSPRISASTKWETIVKSSNLRHDHVRYSEELIPRVSQHSTTENFK from the exons ATGGAGGAACGAAAACTCAATTTTAATGCTCCACTCATGTCTGTGAGGCGATTTTCCAAGGCAGCTAGTTCTATATATAAAGCGAATGAGAAGAAATCTGAAAATTCCCATTTTAGTAGACGGAGTACCTTTCCGGTTTCTAGACCACAATTCAATTTAGATCAAGTTACAGAACCAGTTGCAGTTCCTTTCTACTGGGAGCAGATTCCAGGAAGAGCCAAGAATGATAGCGGCTCGGCCTCACCTGAGGTTCAGCTGCCTCACCCGCCTGAGAGGACTTGTTCTACTCCGAGGCTTTCCTTTGGGACGGCTTTGGATGCTAACAAATATAGTTCAGAAATGGAAGCTTGTCATCAAGATGGGTGTGAATCATCTTCTTCTAATGCCATTGTTGTTAGATTAGAGTCAGCAAAAGCTAGCGGTGCGAGGAGCTTGGCATCTGAGAATGATGACGGTGACGACGACGATTTCTCTGATGCACGTGAGACATTGTCCCTCACTGGTTCATTCTCTGTTAACAATTGTAGTGTTAGTGGTATAAGTGGATACAATGGCCCCATGGTGAAACCGTCAGGAACTTTCCGAACGGATCCTCAAACTCGAGATTTCATGATGAGTCGCTTCTTGCCTGCAGCCAAGGCAATGGTTTTGGAGCCTGCTAAGTATTCCTTAAAGAAGAAACTTGTAGCAGTTGAGCAACCTAGACAAGTTAAGAAGGTTGAGAATAGGAGGATGTCTCCTATTAAACGACTTGATTCTACCTTGTTACTACAGTATGGAAAAGATGAAGTACATGGAGTAGATGAAGTAGATGAAGAAAGTGACTCTGTGGATGATGAATATGATAATTCAGGTAATATATCAGCTAGAGGTTGTGGTCTAATACCCAATCTATGCTTCAAAAACTCTTTGGGCCTTCTTAATCCTGTGCCTGGAATGAGAATCAGGACCGAGGCACCCATGTCTGTCACTAAGAAAGTTGGGGAATCAAGTAGAACACTGCACCATCCATACGGCCAAAAGACGAACAAG CATGCTTGGGATACTACTTACAAGCAAAAATCAGAAGCTGCTGTTGGTTCACATAAGCTGTTGGAGGTGAAAGATAAGTGGACTGGTGAATCGAAACATTTTTCTTCCTCCACCGACCTGCAAATGAAAGGTAGGTCTTCTCCTTTCAGGCATTCGAGGGCCGCTTCTCCCTTCCGGAATGAAGCATCACAGTCTCCTTGTAGAAGGCAGCCATTTGTAGTTCCTAAAGAAGTTGACACTATCTCCAAATCTAAAGGTGATATTGACTTTCACGATACACCATCCATTCAAGCAAATAAAGATGGGGTTGACATGGCAAGTTTCCTGATGGAGAAGACACTCTACATAGATACTGCGAGTGTTACTGAAACAAATCCTCCATTTAATTCCGCCATTTCCGATGACGAGAAGAAATTGGAATATCCTAATGGGAAGGATGAGGCAGCATGTGAAATGAGAGTGATGGAAGAAAGTACCACTGAGGAACCTTCATTCCTAGaaataaaatgtttgactaTGGTTGAAGAAGGGAGGCTGGAGCGTGAAGCTGCAGAATCTAAAAGTAAAGATGCTATTGATTATTGCCCCATAGTAGGACATGGACTTTATGAAGAAGATCACACTGAATATACTAATTCGGGTACTGCTGATGAAGAAGATTACTCCAAGGCCAATTATCAGCTGGTCAAAGTTGAAGATCCAGCTATTGTCAAAGTAACTTCTTCAATATCTTCTCAACCTCCCCCTCTACCGAAGTCTCCTTCCGAGTCTTGGCTCTGGCGTACTCTGCCTTCAGTTTCGTCGAAAAAGTTACTAGCAGGATCAAATCTTGGAAACAAGTTGTATCAAAAACCGCAGAGCCCTAGAATATCAGCTAGTACCAAATGGGAAACCATTGTAAAATCTTCGAATTTGCGTCACGATCATGTTCGCTACTCTGAG GAATTAATTCCTCGTGTTTCTCAGCACTCAACAACAGAAAATTTCAAGTAG
- the LOC103486944 gene encoding protein MALE DISCOVERER 2 produces the protein MGDGWIPRAFRFSTFLALIVVSGIEVCFSLNDEGLALLAFRAQVTSDPHAAFDDWNPNENDPCRWARVHCVNGEVHKLDLSGLMLKGTLAPELGRLIHLQSLILYKNCFFGTIPREIEGLTQLKLLDLRENNLSGTIPTEISRIINLKYLLLCDNEFEGSVPLELQNLSSLYELQFDDDLVFLWDAEVGSVYRNLGHCIWQRNPIYMKSSDASASEDNSFVRYLSTLPNPLLKHGKDSQPDHKESNDDYLPSSVLEEVDESAQNIANTHRRKLLDESSNLAAAPVSSSLPSSDSVNTVTSSRSSGTFPAVPKKHKQGTTPTPAPPLSHPQARNTSSSSDPLTTQQNQTDDSRNFWKYVIIIGGVSLSVILATIIFCMCRSRGVTTIGPWKTGLSGQLQKAFITGAPKLNRPELEVACEDFSNIIDTFDCCTIYKGTLSSGVEIAVASVSVTSSKDWSKSSEQTYRKKIDTLSRINHKNFVNLLGYCEEEEPFTRMMVFEYAPNGTLFEHLHVKEVEHLDWGARMRIIMGTAYCLQYMHHDLNPPVAHTNLTSTSIYLTDDYAAKIAEIIFLSNGISKYRNGSNHDNTEHSELPPLADPESNVYSFGVLLLEIISGKLPYSEEQGPLVNWAAEFLNDKRSISYMIDQSLKSFKNNELDVICEVIQDCIKSDPRMRPTMKDITPKLREVIGLSPDQSVPRLSPLWWAELEILSVEAT, from the exons ATGGGGGATGGATGGATCCCACGAGCATTTCGGTTTTCAACTTTCTTGGCTTTGATTGTTGTTTCCGGTATTGAAGTTTGTTTCTCACTTAATGATGAAG GATTGGCGCTATTAGCATTCCGGGCTCAAGTAACTTCTGATCCTCATGCTGCTTTTGATGATTGGAACCCGAATGAGAATGATCCTTGCAGATGGGCTCGTGTTCATTGCGTCAATGGCGAAGTGCACAAGCT GGATCTGAGTGGTCTTATGTTAAAAGGAACTTTGGCACCAGAACTTGGGAGACTTATTCATTTACAATCGCT TATTCTCTATAAGAATTGTTTCTTTGGCACCATTCCTCGTGAAATTGAAGGACTAACACAGTTGAAGTTGTTGGATTTGAGGGAAAATAACTTAAGTGGAACAATTCCTACAGAAATAAGCAGGATTATTAATCTAAAGTACTT GTTGCTTTGTGACAATGAATTTGAGGGCAGTGTCCCATTAGAGCTTCAGAATCTCAGCTCTCTCTACGAATTACAGTTTGATGATGACCTCGTATTTCTATGGGATGCTGAAGTTGGCAGTGTATATAGAAACCTTGGTCACTG CATCTGGCAGAGAAATCCCATTTATATGAAAAGTTCAGATGCATCTGCAAGTGAAGATAATTCATTTGTTCGATACTTAAGCACCTTGCCAAATCCGCT GCTCAAGCATGGGAAGGACTCTCAGCCTGACCATAAGGAAAGTAATGATGATTATCTACCTA GTTCTGTTCTAGAAGAAGTGGACGAAAGTGCACAGAATATTGCCAATACTCATCGGCGTAAGCTTCTTGATGAATCGAGCAACCTTGCGGCTGCACCTGTTAGCAGTTCATTGCCCTCTTCAGATTCAGTCAATACCGTTACAAGTTCCAGAAGTAGTGGCACTTTTCCAGCTGTACCAAAGAAACATAAACAGGGAACTACGCCTACACCAGCCCCTCCTCTTTCCCATCCCCAAGCACGAAATACTTCGTCCTCCTCAGATCCACTGACAACTCAACAAAATCAAACTGATGATTCTAGAAATTTCTGGAAGTATGTTATCATAATTGGAGGTGTATCTTTATCAGTTATTTTGGCTACAATAATCTTCTGTATGTGCCGAAGCCGAGGAGTGACAACCATTGGTCCTTGGAAGACTGGATTGAGCGGGCAGTTGCAGAAAGCATTCATAacag GGGCACCCAAATTAAATCGACCAGAATTGGAAGTAGCCTGTGAGGATTTCAGCAATATCATCGACACTTTTGATTGTTGTACCATCTACAAAGGAACACTATCAAGTGGAGTAGAAATTGCTGTTGCCTCCGTCTCAGTTACTTCCTCTAAAGATTGGTCAAAGAGTTCAGAGCAAACCTATAGGAAGAag ATTGATACGTTATCGCGAATCAACCACAAGAATTTTGTTAATCTTCTTGGCTATTGTGAGGAGGAAGAACCCTTTACTAGGATGATGGTGTTCGAGTATGCACCAAACGGAACTCTTTTCGAGCACCTACATG TTAAAGAAGTTGAACATCTTGACTGGGGGGCAAGGATGAGGATAATTATGGGAACAGCATATTGCCTTCAGTATATGCATCATGATCTAAATCCCCCAGTGGCACATACTAATCTAACGTCAACATCTATTTATCTAACTGATGATTACGCTGCGAAG ATTGCAGAGATAATTTTCTTATCAAATGGGATATCGAAATATAGGAACGGCAGCAACCATGATAATACTGAGCACTCTGAGTTGCCACCCCTCGCCGACCCAGAATCAAATGTGTACAGTTTCGGAGTACTGTTGCTTGAAATCATCTCAGGAAAGCTCCCATACTCAGAAGAACAAGGGCCTCTTGTGAACTGG GCTGCAGAGTTTCTAAATGACAAGAGGAGTATTAGCTACATGATTGATCAAAGTCTGAAATCATTCAAAAACAATGAACTGGATGTAATCTGTGAAGTGATCCAAGATTGTATCAAATCAGATCCAAGAATGAGACCAACGATGAAAGACATAACTCCAAAACTAAGGGAAGTGATCGGTTTATCGCCGGACCAATCGGTCCCAAGACTGTCTCCTCTTTGGTGGGCTGAACTGGAGATCTTATCTGTGGAGGCTACTTGA
- the LOC103486954 gene encoding protein DOG1-like 1 — protein MATDDMCSSSSTTTTKKKQQQEEESGLSTTHEERCRRCFEEWMQLQREDLTHLLESLHQPTNNNSQETNDTTSTVIRNCISHFDHYISKRNLLAQEYPSPLFAPTWCTSLEKSLLWMAGCRPSIFIRLTYALTSCSTEPLTNDGDNKNSNSFIGIGELSPSQMTRVNGLHMRTIKAEQKLTDELASWQEELADDPIAVIVAKGDCGDKVVMNNEEAEMALKEHEKVMGEVIGKADKLRLNTMKELVLEIFKPTQALQFLVASKKLQLSLHQWGKRRDEKQRRIRSYRSISH, from the coding sequence ATGGCAACGGATGATATGTGTAGCAGTAGCAGCACCACCACCACCAAGAAGAAGcaacaacaagaagaagaaagtggTTTGTCGACTACTCACGAAGAACGTTGCCGCCGCTGCTTCGAAGAATGGATGCAACTTCAACGCGAAGACTTAACCCACCTCCTCGAATCCCTTCACCAACCAACAAACAACAACAGCCAAGAAACAAACGACACCACCAGTACTGTCATTCGCAATTGCATCTCTCATTTCGATCACTACATCTCCAAACGCAACCTCTTAGCTCAAGAATACCCTTCCCCTCTTTTTGCACCAACATGGTGCACTTCCTTAGAAAAGTCCCTCCTCTGGATGGCCGGTTGCCGACCCTCCATTTTCATTCGCTTAACCTACGCACTCACTTCCTGTAGTACTGAACCCTTAACTAATGATGGTGATAATAAAAATAGTAATAGTTTTATTGGTATAGGGGAACTGTCTCCTAGTCAGATGACACGTGTGAATGGGCTACACATGAGAACAATAAAAGCGGAGCAGAAACTGACGGATGAATTGGCGAGCTGGCAGGAGGAGTTGGCGGATGATCCGATTGCGGTGATAGTGGCGAAAGGGGATTGCGGGGATAAGGTGGTGATGAATAATGAAGAGGCGGAGATGGCATTGAAGGAACATGAGAAAGTTATGGGAGAAGTGATTGGGAAAGCGGATAAGTTGAGGTTGAATACGATGAAGGAATTAGTGTTGGAGATTTTTAAGCCAACGCAAGCACTTCAGTTTTTGGTTGCCAGTAAGAAGCTTCAGCTTTCTTTACATCAATGGGGGAAACGTAGAGATGAGAAGCAACGCAGAATCAGATCTTATCGCTCGATCTCTCATTAG